The DNA segment TGTCTATGGCTCTCCTAAACTCCTCACTATCCCTGGGCTCCACCCTGGCCTCCACGCCCCCTATGGACTTGACGTAAGCGTAGACCCTGACCCCGTACTTTGAGAGCACCAGCTTGGCTATCGCCCCCGCGGCTACGAGGGCGGCGGTCCTCCTCCCGCTGAATACGCCGCCGCCCCGGTAGTCTTGGTGGCCCAGGTACCTCTCGTAGGCGACGTAGTCTGCGTGGCCGGGCCTAGGCTTGTACCTGAACTCCTCGTAGAACCCGGGCTTAACGTCCACGTTCCTTATGAACAGCAGTATGGGGGCGCCGGTGGTCCTCCCCCTGAAGACGCCGCTCAGTATCTCAACCCTATCCGCCTCCCTCCTCGGGCTGGCGTAAGGGCCTCCTGGCCTCCTCCTCTCCAGCTCCCTGTTTATATACTCCTCGTCCACCTCGAGCCCCGGAGGGGCCCCTGTGACCAGCGCCCCCACCCCGGGGCCGTGGCTCTCGCCGAATATGGAGACTCTGAACACCTCGCCCAGGCTATCCCTAGACGCCACCCCCATTCACCACCTCAACCCTAGCCCCAATCCCCTCCAGGTCCTCGAGGAAGCTCGGGTACGAGTCTGGGACCCTGGAGAACCCCTCCACCACTACAGGCCTCCTGGCGCCTAGGCCTGCGACGGCCATGGCCATCGCTATCCTATGGTCTCCCCAGGACCTCGCGACCCCGCCCTCCACACCCCCTCCCCTGATCTCTAGGCCACCGCCCACCACCCTGGCCTCCACCCCCAGTCTTGAGAGGTTCCAGGCTATGGCCGAGAGCCTGTCGCTCTCCTTATACCTTAGCCTCTCGAGGCCCCTCAGCCTGCTCACCCCCCGGGCGTAGGCGGCTAGGACTGCGACAACGGGGGCCAGGTCTGGGGAGTCGTCGAGATCTATGTCCACAGGCTCCAGCTGCCCAGGCGACTCCACCTCAACAACCCCGCCCCCAACCCTCACCCTGGCCCCCATGGCCATCAGGACCTCGACTATCCTCCTATCCGGCTGGGGGTCGCCCGGCCTCAGACCACCCACCGCCACTCTACCCGCTATGGCCCCGGCGGCGAGCATGAAGGAGGCGGAGCTGTAGTCGCCGGGGACCTCCGCCTCCACAGGCCTCGGGACCCCCTTCAGCCTGAAGAGCCTGTAGCCCTCCCTCTCCACCCTAACCCCGAATATGGAGAGGCTCTCCAGCGTTATGTCGACATAACCCCTGCTCGATAGCCTCGCCGCGTAGAGCTGGAACTCGCCTAGGAGGGCCCCGGCTATTAGTAGGCTCGTGGCGAACTGGCTGCTCAGAGCCGCGTCAACCTCAACGCTATCCCCCTTTAGGGGGCCCGAGACCTTCACAGGCGGTCTACCACCGGTGTCGCAGACCCGGGCTCCCAAGCTCCTCAGAGCCTGGGAGAGGGGTTTCACCGGCCTCCTGTTCAGGCTCTCGTCCCCGTATAGCAGGGTGGCCTCGCCGCTGTGGGCCGCCACCCCCATAGCTATCCTAATGGTGGTCCCGCTGCCCGCCGCATAAATCACGGCACCCCCCCTCACCTCGCCGCCCTCAACCTCGGCCACACCCCCCTTGACCCGGGTTGAGCCCCCGAGTAGGGAGACCGCGTTCAGAGTCGCTAGGGTGTCGTTGGATATGAGGGGCCTCCTGACCACGCTCCTCCCCCGGGCGAGAAGGGCTAGGAATAGCATCCTGTGGGTGTAGCTTTTAGACGGCGGGGCCTCCACCCTGCCGTCGACGCTGGAGGGGTGGATGACAACCTTGTCTGGAGCCTTCAGCCACACCATTTGAACCTCGCCTCCAACACCCCATAACCCGCGCCTCTGAGGACCTCGGCAGCCTCGCCACGCCTCTCTGCCAGGGCGAAGACCGCAGGCCCCTTCCCGGTTACCCCGGCCGCCGCAGCCCCGGCCTCGTAGAGCCTTGACACCAAGCTGGCGACGCCGAGGGCCATAGCCCCCGCAGCCCCGCTGACTGCCATGGCTGGGAGCCAATCGCCCGCGAGCGCCAGCCTAGCGGCAGCGTCGTAGAGCCTGGAGTGCCTCCTGAATGGGGCGGGGTCTAGAGCTTCAACCGGGTTCTCGCCGCCGGGCACTCCTACGACGGCTGTGAGGCGGCAGCCGCCGCGTGGGAGAAGCCTTAGTATAGCCATCCCCCTGTTGTCTGTGACCACTGGAGCCTCCAGCAGGCTGGCCGCGTGGTCGTCGAGAGCCCCGGTCAGGCTGAGCCCGGCCCCCCTGCTGACCTTGGCTGCGGCCAGGGCCACCCTCCAGGCAGGCGCTCTAACCCCCTTCAGGGCCAGCGCCGCCTCGACCAGCGACGCCAGGAGGGCGGCGCTCCCCTTCAGCCCCACACCTGGTGGGAAGCCGGTGTGGACCTCTGCCTCAAGCCCCTCCACGCACGCCCCCAGACTGCAGGCGGCCTGTGAGGCGGCCTCTAGCACCCTCGGGGGCAGCCTCCTCTCCCCCCACGGGGTCCTGCTCACACCTGTCCAGAGGCCGGGCGCCTCCCTGACCCGGCTCTCAACCCACAGCCCCAGCCCGGCTGCGCCGCCGAGCCTGCCGTGGCCTATCGCGTTAACTATGGTGAGCCCCCCGCTGGCCCTCCCCCGCGGCAAACCATTCACCCCCGGGACAGCGCCTCCAGGGCGTGCATCCTGAGCTCCATGGGGTCGGCCTCCGCGCCCAGCCATATGGCTATGTTCTCCCTAGCCTGCAGCACCAGCATCCAGAGGCCGTCCACGGGGGTGCAGCCGCTTGCCGCCGCGAGCCTGAGGAAGGGTGTTGTGAGGGGCCTGTAGACCATGTCCACGGCTATACAACCCTCCCTAAACCCCCTGGTAATAGGTGTGGACACTCCATCCCAGCCTAGGGGGGTGGCGTTCACAACCACCTCCGCCTCAGAGGCAGCGGCCTCCAGGCCTCCCGGGGAGACGGCCTCAACCTCGGCCCCCAGCCCCCCCAGGTCCTCGGCGGCCTTCCTGGCGGTCGCCCCTGTCCTGCTAGCTATGAGAACCCTGCCCGCGCCCCAGGTGGCGAGGGCGTAGGCCGCGGCCCTGCCCGCGCCCCCGGCGCCTATGACTAGGGCCTTGTCGGGGGGTGAGGCGGTGTATAGCCTGAGCGAGTCTAGGAAGCCCCTCCAGTCCGTGTTGAACCCCTCCCAGCCCTCTTCCCCCGCGACCATAGTGTTCACAGCCCCTATAGCCCTGGCGTGCTGGTCTAGCCGGGCGGCGAGGCGGAGGGCCTCCCTCTTCAGGGGCTTTGTAACGTTGAAGCCGTGCAGGTCTCCGGCGGCCTCTAGGGCTGGGGCTAGCCCCCCCGGGCCGGCCTCGTAGACCCTATACTCCAGCCTGAGCCCCCTCCCCCTGGCGAACCCGGTGTAGATAGCCGGGCTCAGGCTGGAGCCGACTCCCGAGCCGAATAGAGCTAGCCTGATCAAGACCCGCCCAACCCCATCTTCAGGTACATCCCCAGTATCTCCGGGCTCGGCGGCACCCCCTCTAGGGGGGCCTGGGGGTGGGAGCCGAAGACTAGGGGGGCTCCGAGGGCGAGGGCTGTGAGCCTCGAAGCCAGCGTCCCCGGGCCTAGGGTGAAGGAGGTGGCGAACCCCCGGGCCTCGGCCACTATCCAGGCCGACGCAGCCTGCTCCCAAGGCTCTAGGCCGGGGTATACCAGCTTGTATATGGAGGCCCCCCGCCTCTCGGCCTCGGCAGAGGCTTCGAGAGCCTCGGAGGGGGTTGGAGGCCTTTGGGGGTGGCTGCTGGCTATGCAGCCCGAGCAGCCGCCGGAGGCGGCGAGGTCCTCAACCTCAAAATCCACGAGCCACCCCTTGGGGGCGAGGTCCTCGAGCCTGGAGAGCAGGGAGGCCCTCTCCCCCCTCGGCCTCCTGTCGAGCCCCCCGTGGCCCCTGCTCCTGAGTGTGGCCACCACCCTTGCCGGCCTGTTGAGAATGGTGGAGAGCTCCATATAAGCCTCCCTAGGGTCTCCCCGGTAGAAGTCGAGCCTCAGCTCTACGCAGCCTGTGGGGAGTGAGAGGGCTAGCCTGGCGGCCTCCCCCACGCTCTCCACGGGGACCACGGTGCATATCCTCCCGTCCACAGCCACCCCTCTCACCCCCCGCCCCACAGCTCGACCATGAGGCGCGAGACCGTCTCCACGGGGACCCT comes from the Aeropyrum camini SY1 = JCM 12091 genome and includes:
- the aroA gene encoding 3-phosphoshikimate 1-carboxyvinyltransferase, whose product is MWLKAPDKVVIHPSSVDGRVEAPPSKSYTHRMLFLALLARGRSVVRRPLISNDTLATLNAVSLLGGSTRVKGGVAEVEGGEVRGGAVIYAAGSGTTIRIAMGVAAHSGEATLLYGDESLNRRPVKPLSQALRSLGARVCDTGGRPPVKVSGPLKGDSVEVDAALSSQFATSLLIAGALLGEFQLYAARLSSRGYVDITLESLSIFGVRVEREGYRLFRLKGVPRPVEAEVPGDYSSASFMLAAGAIAGRVAVGGLRPGDPQPDRRIVEVLMAMGARVRVGGGVVEVESPGQLEPVDIDLDDSPDLAPVVAVLAAYARGVSRLRGLERLRYKESDRLSAIAWNLSRLGVEARVVGGGLEIRGGGVEGGVARSWGDHRIAMAMAVAGLGARRPVVVEGFSRVPDSYPSFLEDLEGIGARVEVVNGGGV
- a CDS encoding shikimate kinase; its protein translation is MPRGRASGGLTIVNAIGHGRLGGAAGLGLWVESRVREAPGLWTGVSRTPWGERRLPPRVLEAASQAACSLGACVEGLEAEVHTGFPPGVGLKGSAALLASLVEAALALKGVRAPAWRVALAAAKVSRGAGLSLTGALDDHAASLLEAPVVTDNRGMAILRLLPRGGCRLTAVVGVPGGENPVEALDPAPFRRHSRLYDAAARLALAGDWLPAMAVSGAAGAMALGVASLVSRLYEAGAAAAGVTGKGPAVFALAERRGEAAEVLRGAGYGVLEARFKWCG
- a CDS encoding shikimate dehydrogenase family protein gives rise to the protein MIRLALFGSGVGSSLSPAIYTGFARGRGLRLEYRVYEAGPGGLAPALEAAGDLHGFNVTKPLKREALRLAARLDQHARAIGAVNTMVAGEEGWEGFNTDWRGFLDSLRLYTASPPDKALVIGAGGAGRAAAYALATWGAGRVLIASRTGATARKAAEDLGGLGAEVEAVSPGGLEAAASEAEVVVNATPLGWDGVSTPITRGFREGCIAVDMVYRPLTTPFLRLAAASGCTPVDGLWMLVLQARENIAIWLGAEADPMELRMHALEALSRG
- a CDS encoding type I 3-dehydroquinate dehydratase, with product MAVDGRICTVVPVESVGEAARLALSLPTGCVELRLDFYRGDPREAYMELSTILNRPARVVATLRSRGHGGLDRRPRGERASLLSRLEDLAPKGWLVDFEVEDLAASGGCSGCIASSHPQRPPTPSEALEASAEAERRGASIYKLVYPGLEPWEQAASAWIVAEARGFATSFTLGPGTLASRLTALALGAPLVFGSHPQAPLEGVPPSPEILGMYLKMGLGGS